In Nymphaea colorata isolate Beijing-Zhang1983 chromosome 13, ASM883128v2, whole genome shotgun sequence, one DNA window encodes the following:
- the LOC116267128 gene encoding ras-related protein RABC1-like isoform X3 — protein sequence MDASPTPPEFDYSFKLLLIGDSGVGKSSLLLSFTSNTFEDLSPTIAGQERFRTFTSSHYRGAQGIIMVYDVTRRETLTSLSDVWAKEIDLYSTNQDCIKMLVGNKVDKILDTPSLLAEGPSVVKRNIFKQKPQPEAATSGCCCKVYPSTSGLPIDGFMLMLVAVGSISTELMWTGWAFKQEGNVGRGSNIN from the exons ATGGATGCATCTCCAACGCCGCCAGAGTTTGATTATTCCTTCAAGTTGCTACTTATCGGCGATTCAGGCGTTGGAAAGAGCAGTCTTCTATTGAGCTTTACTTCAAATACTTTTGAAGATCTTTCACCAACAATAG CTGGACAAGAGAGATTCAGAACATTCACCAGTTCACATTATAGAGGAGCTCAAGGAATAATAATGG TGTATGATGTGACAAGACGTGAAACATTAACGAGCCTTTCAGATGTATGGGCCAAGGAAATTGATCTATATTCTACTAATCAAGATTGCATCAAAATGCTTGTTGGAAACAAAGTTGACAAG ATCTTAGACACGCCAAGCCTCTTAGCAGAAGGCCCCTCTGTTGTAAAACGGAATATTTTCAAGCAGAAACCTCAACCAGAGGCTGCCACGAGTGGCTGCTGTTGCAAAGTGTACCCTTCTACTAGTGGTCTTCCTATTGATGGCTTCATGCTGATGTTGGTAGCAGT TGGTTCCATCTCTACAGAACTTATGTGGACAGGTTGGGCCTTCAAACAGGAAG GTAATGTGGGAAGAGGAAGCAATATCAACTAG
- the LOC116267128 gene encoding ras-related protein RABC1-like isoform X4, with translation MDASPTPPEFDYSFKLLLIGDSGVGKSSLLLSFTSNTFEDLSPTIAGQERFRTFTSSHYRGAQGIIMVYDVTRRETLTSLSDVWAKEIDLYSTNQDCIKMLVGNKVDKILDTPSLLAEGPSVVKRNIFKQKPQPEAATSGCCCKVYPSTSGLPIDGFMLIGSISTELMWTGWAFKQEGNVGRGSNIN, from the exons ATGGATGCATCTCCAACGCCGCCAGAGTTTGATTATTCCTTCAAGTTGCTACTTATCGGCGATTCAGGCGTTGGAAAGAGCAGTCTTCTATTGAGCTTTACTTCAAATACTTTTGAAGATCTTTCACCAACAATAG CTGGACAAGAGAGATTCAGAACATTCACCAGTTCACATTATAGAGGAGCTCAAGGAATAATAATGG TGTATGATGTGACAAGACGTGAAACATTAACGAGCCTTTCAGATGTATGGGCCAAGGAAATTGATCTATATTCTACTAATCAAGATTGCATCAAAATGCTTGTTGGAAACAAAGTTGACAAG ATCTTAGACACGCCAAGCCTCTTAGCAGAAGGCCCCTCTGTTGTAAAACGGAATATTTTCAAGCAGAAACCTCAACCAGAGGCTGCCACGAGTGGCTGCTGTTGCAAAGTGTACCCTTCTACTAGTGGTCTTCCTATTGATGGCTTCATGCTGAT TGGTTCCATCTCTACAGAACTTATGTGGACAGGTTGGGCCTTCAAACAGGAAG GTAATGTGGGAAGAGGAAGCAATATCAACTAG
- the LOC116267128 gene encoding ras-related protein RABC1-like isoform X2, with translation MDASPTPPEFDYSFKLLLIGDSGVGKSSLLLSFTSNTFEDLSPTIAGQERFRTFTSSHYRGAQGIIMVYDVTRRETLTSLSDVWAKEIDLYSTNQDCIKMLVGNKVDKILDTPSLLAEGPSVVKRNIFKQKPQPEAATSGCCCKVYPSTSGLPIDGFMLIGSISTELMWTGWAFKQEGLKEHPQVILLVWTYVEYILGKMASHPLHQLPVLPGMILERVTSTQMLARRNPC, from the exons ATGGATGCATCTCCAACGCCGCCAGAGTTTGATTATTCCTTCAAGTTGCTACTTATCGGCGATTCAGGCGTTGGAAAGAGCAGTCTTCTATTGAGCTTTACTTCAAATACTTTTGAAGATCTTTCACCAACAATAG CTGGACAAGAGAGATTCAGAACATTCACCAGTTCACATTATAGAGGAGCTCAAGGAATAATAATGG TGTATGATGTGACAAGACGTGAAACATTAACGAGCCTTTCAGATGTATGGGCCAAGGAAATTGATCTATATTCTACTAATCAAGATTGCATCAAAATGCTTGTTGGAAACAAAGTTGACAAG ATCTTAGACACGCCAAGCCTCTTAGCAGAAGGCCCCTCTGTTGTAAAACGGAATATTTTCAAGCAGAAACCTCAACCAGAGGCTGCCACGAGTGGCTGCTGTTGCAAAGTGTACCCTTCTACTAGTGGTCTTCCTATTGATGGCTTCATGCTGAT TGGTTCCATCTCTACAGAACTTATGTGGACAGGTTGGGCCTTCAAACAGGAAG GTCTTAAAGAACACCCACAGGTAATCCTCCTGGTGTGGACCTATGTTGAATATATCCTTGGGAAGATGGCTTCCCATCCACTGCACCAATTGCCTGTGTTGCCTGGCATGATCCTGGAGAGAGTTACGTCCACACAGATGTTGGCCAGACGGAACCCGTGCTAA
- the LOC116267128 gene encoding ras-related protein RABC1-like isoform X1 has protein sequence MDASPTPPEFDYSFKLLLIGDSGVGKSSLLLSFTSNTFEDLSPTIAGQERFRTFTSSHYRGAQGIIMVYDVTRRETLTSLSDVWAKEIDLYSTNQDCIKMLVGNKVDKILDTPSLLAEGPSVVKRNIFKQKPQPEAATSGCCCKVYPSTSGLPIDGFMLMLVAVGSISTELMWTGWAFKQEGLKEHPQVILLVWTYVEYILGKMASHPLHQLPVLPGMILERVTSTQMLARRNPC, from the exons ATGGATGCATCTCCAACGCCGCCAGAGTTTGATTATTCCTTCAAGTTGCTACTTATCGGCGATTCAGGCGTTGGAAAGAGCAGTCTTCTATTGAGCTTTACTTCAAATACTTTTGAAGATCTTTCACCAACAATAG CTGGACAAGAGAGATTCAGAACATTCACCAGTTCACATTATAGAGGAGCTCAAGGAATAATAATGG TGTATGATGTGACAAGACGTGAAACATTAACGAGCCTTTCAGATGTATGGGCCAAGGAAATTGATCTATATTCTACTAATCAAGATTGCATCAAAATGCTTGTTGGAAACAAAGTTGACAAG ATCTTAGACACGCCAAGCCTCTTAGCAGAAGGCCCCTCTGTTGTAAAACGGAATATTTTCAAGCAGAAACCTCAACCAGAGGCTGCCACGAGTGGCTGCTGTTGCAAAGTGTACCCTTCTACTAGTGGTCTTCCTATTGATGGCTTCATGCTGATGTTGGTAGCAGT TGGTTCCATCTCTACAGAACTTATGTGGACAGGTTGGGCCTTCAAACAGGAAG GTCTTAAAGAACACCCACAGGTAATCCTCCTGGTGTGGACCTATGTTGAATATATCCTTGGGAAGATGGCTTCCCATCCACTGCACCAATTGCCTGTGTTGCCTGGCATGATCCTGGAGAGAGTTACGTCCACACAGATGTTGGCCAGACGGAACCCGTGCTAA
- the LOC116267128 gene encoding uncharacterized protein LOC116267128 isoform X5, which translates to MVYDVTRRETLTSLSDVWAKEIDLYSTNQDCIKMLVGNKVDKILDTPSLLAEGPSVVKRNIFKQKPQPEAATSGCCCKVYPSTSGLPIDGFMLMLVAVGSISTELMWTGWAFKQEGLKEHPQVILLVWTYVEYILGKMASHPLHQLPVLPGMILERVTSTQMLARRNPC; encoded by the exons ATGG TGTATGATGTGACAAGACGTGAAACATTAACGAGCCTTTCAGATGTATGGGCCAAGGAAATTGATCTATATTCTACTAATCAAGATTGCATCAAAATGCTTGTTGGAAACAAAGTTGACAAG ATCTTAGACACGCCAAGCCTCTTAGCAGAAGGCCCCTCTGTTGTAAAACGGAATATTTTCAAGCAGAAACCTCAACCAGAGGCTGCCACGAGTGGCTGCTGTTGCAAAGTGTACCCTTCTACTAGTGGTCTTCCTATTGATGGCTTCATGCTGATGTTGGTAGCAGT TGGTTCCATCTCTACAGAACTTATGTGGACAGGTTGGGCCTTCAAACAGGAAG GTCTTAAAGAACACCCACAGGTAATCCTCCTGGTGTGGACCTATGTTGAATATATCCTTGGGAAGATGGCTTCCCATCCACTGCACCAATTGCCTGTGTTGCCTGGCATGATCCTGGAGAGAGTTACGTCCACACAGATGTTGGCCAGACGGAACCCGTGCTAA
- the LOC116267096 gene encoding uncharacterized protein LOC116267096, with protein sequence MMGAFRMVPFMGALADSSLPSTLLQVAVIHHRTAASLSPPPLLSTRRVFLTSLPMSTVLLTFAAPPLLLAAPPLPTYDPVTSSERDASSVLQRRVAEAVELLDKGREFQAKGEFSNALECFSQVATNYKDFAFSDYARVGRALALYELGDRDEAIIEMEDVSISLKGYPEVHAALAAALYADKHAPLLAENQFTIATLMDARYTDLSYVRDTKHWPPSLVASLQRFITLS encoded by the exons ATGATGGGTGCCTTCAGAATGGTTCCATTTATGGGCGCTCTAGCCGATTCATCGTTGCCTTCTACATTGCTTCAGGTGGCTGTTATCCACCACAGGACTGCCGCCTCCCTATCGCCACCGCCCCTGCTGTCTACGAGGCGGGTTTTCCTCACTTCTCTTCCCATGAGCACCGTTCTTCTTACGTTTGCAGCTCCGCCGCTACTCCTCGCCGCTCCTCCGCTCCCGACTTACGACCCCGTCACCTCGTCCGAGAGGGACGCCAGCTCTGTGCTCCAAAGAAGGGTCGCCGAAGCCGTTGAATTGCTTGATAAAGGAAGGGAGTTTCAAGCTAAGGGCGAGTTTAGTAACGCCTTAGAATGTTTTTCTCAG GTGGCTACTAATTACAAAGATTTTGCTTTCTCGGACTATGCAAGAGTTGGAAGAGCTCTAGCTTTGTATGAGCTTGGTGACAGAGATGAAGCCATCATTGAGATGGAAGATGTTTCTATCTCTCTGAAGGGATATCCAG AAGTACATGCAGCTCTTGCAGCAGCTTTATATGCAGACAAACACGCTCCTTTGCTAGCTGAGAACCAGTTCACAATTGCTACGCTAATGGATGCTCGCTATACAGATCTGTCATATGTAAGAGACACCAAGCATTGGCCTCCTAGTTTAGTTGCTTCTTTGCAACGCTTCATTACGTTGTCCTAA
- the LOC116267102 gene encoding F-box protein SKP2A-like, which yields MTTEILAMELEQLAVVGNNLPGEWKDLPPELILRILSLADDRTVIVASGVCTCWRDAISLGLSSLSLSWCKANMNNLVQSLVPKFTNLQTLILRQNKPQLNDEAVEAVANHCLDLQHLDLSKSLKLTDRALYAVANGCTQLVKLNISGCSDFSDDALAFLASQCRSLKHLNLCGCAKAASDKALQALAYSCNQLQFLNLGWCEGVGDVGVMSLARGCPDLRALDLCGCVLITDDSVVSLANGCRHLRSLGLYYCQNITDRAMYSLANSRYGRNHEVWESVLTKHGEGLRNLNISQCTALTAPAVQAVCDSFPALHTCPDRHSLIISGCLSLTSVHCACALQPWRSAGKATIAQ from the exons ATGACAACAGAGATCTTGGCCATGGAGCTGGAGCAACTTGCTGTTGTTGGGAACAACTTGCCTGGCGAATGGAAGGACCTTCCTCCAGAGCTTATTTTGCGGATTTTATCGCTTGCAGATGACCGTACTGTTATTGTGGCATCTGGTGTGTGTACGTGCTGGAGGGATGCCATCAGCTTAGGCCTCTCTAGCCTCTCCTTGTCATG GTGCAAGGCCAACATGAATAACCTAGTGCAATCTCTTGTTCCCAAATTCACTAATCTACAGACGTTAATATTGCGCCAGAACAAGCCTCAGCTGAATGATGAAGCTGTGGAGGCGGTGGCTAATCACTGCCTTGATCTTCAGCACCTTGACCTGAGCAAAAGCCTCAAGCTCACCGACCGTGCATTGTATGCTGTGGCAAATGGTTGCACCCAGCTGGTTAAACTAAATATCAGTGGCTGTTCTGACTTCAGTGATGATGCCCTTGCATTTCTGGCTAGCCAGTGCAGAAGCTTGAAGCACCTAAACCTCTGCGGATGTGCAAAGGCAGCATCTGACAAGGCCTTACAG GCTCTTGCTTATAGCTGCAACCAGTTGCAGTTCCTGAACTTAGGTTGGTGTGAAGGAGTTGGTGATGTTGGAGTAATGAGCTTGGCTAGAGGATGTCCAGATTTGAGGGCTTTGGATTTGTGTGGATGCGTGCTAATAACTG ATGATAGTGTGGTTTCTCTGGCAAATGGATGTCGTCACTTGAGGTCCCTTGGCCTATATTACTGCCAGAACATTACTGACAGGGCCATGTACTCTCTAGCAAACAGCCGCTATGGAAGGAATCATGAAGTCTGGGAGTCGGTCCTGACCAAGCACGGAGAAGGCCTGAGGAACCTGAACATCAGCCAGTGCACTGCGCTTACAGCTCCAGCTGTCCAGGCAGTCTGTGATTCCTTCCCAGCCCTCCATACATGCCCAGACAGGCACTCACTCATCATCAGTGGCTGCCTTAGCCTTACGTCTGTGCACTGCGCTTGTGCTCTTCAGCCATGGAGGTCTGCAGGAAAGGCTACCATTGCTCAGTAG